From the genome of Carassius auratus strain Wakin chromosome 24, ASM336829v1, whole genome shotgun sequence:
ATCCTCAACCTCATCAttttcatcatcctcatcatcctcgtCCTCATCCTCAACCtcgtcatcctcatcctcatcctaaTCATCCTCATCCTTCTCaccctcatcctcatcatcatcctcatcctcatcatcatcctcacatGTGACTGATATCAGAATCGGGTCTGTAATGATGTCAACTGTTAGTGTCTTTCGGCACAGAGTGTGAATTTCAGATCATTTCTCTACTTTGGTGAATGTTTCACACTCTCCGTCTGAAAATCTGATGATTCATTCAGACATATTACAGATGTGTCCAGCAGAAGCTCTCTTGGACTCTTACTGTGCTGCATTTTGTCCAAACATGTAAAATCAAAGCTGCAGTTACAGACCAGATTCTGCAGCAGTACATGTGTATACTGTGAACCCCAAGGCTGTTTCTCCACTGCAgtttaatgactaaataaataaataaaacaagctcTTTTGGGACGCTCTCTTCTGCTGAGAATGTCTTTGATTCTCCTCAGAGACAGAAGCATTTGAGATCTGAGATCATGGAAATACTCCCTTACACAATCGTTTGAACAGCAGGAAACATCCAAACACAGCAGATAGATTTATATGAAAcgtaaaacaaatatttcaaaataagagtcgtATAAGAGTTTTTTCAAACCAACAGAACTGGTTGTCATGACATGTTGATCACCGCTGAACGATTATTTTAGTTCACGTATGAGtattgtcatcatcatcatcaatcatTTAATGTGAGctgaaaataaaaggtttttgttAAGCTGAGgatattgttttgattaattgTCCAGCATTAATTTCAGATGAGCATCAGGAGCTTGTGTTGGAGATTATAACAGAGAAGATCGATCACTTACAGTCAACAACAGGAAACTCGTTACTCACACTCGTTAACCCTCGTCTTAATGTATTTGTCCTCGTTTCTACAGATGGCTCTGTCCACTTCCAGACTTCAGCACAGCAGATActgataaacaaaaataaaaaaatactgttctgTTCTTTCTACttcagtattttacatttaatgtaatgcattactttcagtttttttgtaattatttgtaacatttgggagtgatttctgtgtgaaaatCATTTCTatacctttttttgtgtgtagatGAATctgatatatatttatgtatgcttATATATTTCTGTTCTGAATTAAAAGGAATAAGCCAAAGGTAGGTTTAATAatataggtgctggtcatataattagaatatcatcaaaaagttgaattATTTCACTAATGTGAAtgtcaaaaagttaaacttgtatattatattcattcattacacacagactgatatatttcaaatgtttacttttttaattttgttgattatatctgacaactaaggaaaatcccaaattcagtatctcagaaaattaaaatattacttaagaccaatacaaagaaaggatttttagaaatcttggccaagtgaaaagtatgaacatgtaaagtatgagcatgtacagcactcaatacttagttgtgtctcttttgtctgaatgactgcagcaatgcggcgaggcatggagtcgatcagtctgtggcactgctcaggtgttatgagagaccaggttactctgatagtggccttcagctcttctgcactcttgggtctggcatatcacatcttcctctttacaataccccacagattctctctggggttaaggtcagggacaccatggtccttaaaccaggtactggtagctttggcactgtgtcaggtgccaagtcctgttggaaaatgaaatcttcatctccataaagttggtcagcagcaggaagcatgaagtgctctaaacttcctggtatacggctgtgttgacctctgacctcagaaaacacagtggaccaacaccagctgaaacccatgtcttgcatacgtctgtgtgtagtggttcttgaagcactgactccagctgcagtccactctttgtgaatctcccccacatttttgaatgggttttgtttcacaatcctctccagggtgcggttatttctattgcttgtacactcttttctaccacatcttttccttcccttctcctctctattaatgtgcttggacacagagctctgtgaacagccagcctcttttgcaattaccttttgtgtcttgccctccttgtgtgAACTAGACTGAGacaccatttaaaggctttgcaggtgttttgagttaattagctgattagagtttggcaccaggtgtcttcaatattgaaccttttcacaatattttaattttctgagatactgaatttgggattttccttagttgtcagttataatcatcaaagttaaatgaaataaacatttgaaatatatcagtctgtgtgtaataaatgaatataatatacaagtttcactttttgaatgtaattagtgaaacaaatcaactttttgatgatattctaattatatgaccaggacctgtacatttaattataaatatttaattatttatagtaTTCTGAAAATGTTACTATATACACGTTAAAATTTTTTCCCTAACTTTGCCTCTTTTTatcaaaactttacacacaaatccaagaattgcacatAAAATGCTAAATGCCTCACATCGCttgcaaaaaaagattttttaaagattttttgtgtaagcagttgaaaaaactttaaacattttttaaagtaatttgattaaatctagaatgttaaatgtaaatgcttGAATTTCGGCGCTGGTCTCGCAGTCGATTGAACACTTGTGTCGCTCTGCAGTAAACACGAGACATATTAAATACAGGAATATGACTTCTGTGTGGATGTGTCTCTGGAGAATCAGTTCCAGCTGGAGTTAACAAACATTTAGTGTATGTAGTAAATCTTACTGTCACGTTATGACTGATGTTGTTgatataaagaaaaatgtttttggatCACTGTGATGGTTTCTGATCTTCTCATGGTCCAGCTCGTTATGATCTTTCATTAGAAGCAATCAGACTCGCTGACGGTCATTCCCAGCAGATCTGAGAGAGTCTCTGATCACATCACAACACAGTCTCTTCTGAGTCGAGGATGTCTGATTCTGAAGCTCCTGCACCAGTGAAAGGCTCGGGTTCCTGTCAGCGTCGTTCTGTCTGATTTATAACTCTGAGCAGATCCATTAGAAGTTCAGTCCAGTTTCTTCTGTCCTGGGAAAGTTCAaagactgaacacacacacagataagcTCAATGTTCCCATGAGCCTCTGCTACGAACGTGAGGTCAGCATGCTCCAAGTTTATCTggtctgcagtgtgtgtgtataagagagagaaagagagagagagtgtgtgtgtgtgtgagtgagtgagagagagagagagagagagagtgtttgtgtgtgagagagagagagagaaagagtgtgtttgtgtgtgtgtgagagagagtgagagtgtgtgtttgtgtgtgtgtgtgtgtgtgtgtgtgtgtgtgagagagagagagagacagagtgtgtttgtgtgtgagtgagtgagagagagagagagagagagagagagagagtgtttgtgtgtgtgtgtgtgtgagagagagagagagagagagagagagagagagagagagagagagagtgtgtgtgtttgtgtgtgtgtgagagagtgagagagagagagagagagagagagtgtgtgtgtgtgtgtgtgtgtgtgtgtgtgtgttttgttcatcTGACTCACTCCTCTGTCTGTCTACACAGGTGTGCAGTGATGTTAGGGTTAACAGACTGTAGCTCTCTCTAAGTCAGTGTCAGAAACTCTATTTAACTCTTTCTCCAGCTGAAATCTCAGTGAATGTGGGTCTTCTGTCCAGACGGGCATCAGACGCATCATTTCCGGTAACACTGACACAATAGAGACTAATATTAGCAGAACTCGGTTTATTCAGGAGCTGAGATGCAGAGAAACTGCTGCATTTATTCAGACAGACACAGCGTCTGGATGGAAATGTGCTGCTGAATGGATGTTTTAATTACGAAGATTACAGAAGAATCACAGCTGTTCAGCATCGAGCGAACGAATCACATGATCCAAAAGTGCTGCATAAATCTAAAGAAAATGTGTTAGATATCATTAGAATCAACAGTGAAGCATGAATCGTGAGCTGCGGCGAATGAATCAATCCTGAACAGAATAAATCAGATCATTTATTATCTCACAGATAAACAGAAGCCTTCAGCTGAAACAGTTTCTGAGTGTGGGATATGAACATATGATTCATGATTTCAGCAGGAAAGAAGCCCGGGCTGATTCTGTGCTCCAGATCATCATCACGTCCGCAGCGGGACGATGGAAGAAACGCATGTGACGGGAATCTGTGAGTCCAGCTAAAATTAGCTCCGTTGTGCTTCTGCGTGAACTTGCACTTAGTAGTGTGGGCTTTCTAAAGTAAACAGGAAGTGAGCGCTGGAGGCGTAAAGAAACTCTCAGTCCACGTCCAATAATACACTCCGAACAGAAAACCAGCTCGCAGCCAAACACACAGACGTACAGCGATACACAGTCAGTACACCAGGCCTCCATCAAACACTGCAGTTTAAGATTGATGTAGTTcaattaaaaacttaaaacaatGCAACAGATCAGATTTCTgtaacagtgttcatttaaaTACTTCATATACACAATAATcagctttatatatttatcattaataaataaagtttgtttcaGTTCATGAATTGCTCGATTCACAGGCAGTCACGTCttcatacttttaaaataaatttatttattctcacaatgaacagatttaacaaatttaaataaaatcaagtaGATGTAAATCTGACCTGTTTCATTGATgaatgactgacaaatatgcattactttaagtttattagtttatgttagAACTGTGAAATCCAGATCGATGAATCTTTTGTGTGTCGTTCAAACAACAAAATCATAAATGTGGTCCTTCTCTGAAGAAATGCTGACGAGACCGATGAAGACGAAGCCTTCAGACACACACAGGTTTGGGGAACATGGCAGCGCTTCCTGTAGCTCTTTTGGTGAAATCATAACCAGCTCATTTCCTCTCATTCATGGGAAAGGCTTTTATTTCCTTCCTGCGGCCGAGCGGCTCTGGCTCTGCTGGAGAACACGAGGCCAGACGTTTGAGAGCAACTATTGTCTTGTGTTTGTATCTCAAAGTCACACACAATACTCGGCTTTCCTTCTCATATAAATAATACCGTCATCCTAAAACAAGCCTCGTCGGATTCTCATTGGAAAACATTCACGTCCCGCTTCAGTCTGAATCAATCATAACAGTGGTTTGTGTTTGGCAGGAACATGTTGATCATTTCAGGACTTTCCTGCAAGTCAGAGAGAAAAACACAAGCCCAAATCTCTGGATGAATGAGCGGGCGATGCGTGTCAGACTGAGCGATGAGAGACCACAAACACGGCAGTGTGTGTTTGACAAATGCTCTAAATCTaccttatttaattaaaacattaaataatagcTGCACAGTACACGACTCATCTAGTCCTTCCCGAGATCCTGACAGATCTTCACTCTCTATTAGCACTGaattacagttttcttttttcattttaaatgttgtgtgtgcaattcttggctttgtgtgtaaagttttggAAATGTGTGTAAGCAGCTGTAAAAAACAGTAATTGCTCATCAGTGAGCGCTGCGAGACGAGCGGAGACTTCTGCAGGAGTCCAGCAGACGCTTCAGTGAGATCAGGAGAGATGCTTCTGTGCGTCGGAGCGGTCCTGATGCTGTTCTAGGCCAGGAGATCACTCCTCTTACTGCACCACACCACCAGCACCACCATGGCCAGCGTGAGGAAGACGGGCACGAGGATGAGGAGGGTGAGCGTGTCGTCCGGCGGGTCGATGAACACCTGCTCCAGGCTGCAGTTGGAGAAGAAGTGTTTGTGGATGCTGATGATGAAGCGCTCCACCGCTGGGTTCGGCCAGAAGCATCCGATGCGCTCGGCGTTGGTCTCCGTGCAGGAGGAGAAGACGTGATACTCTCTGAGGAGAGAAGAAGAAACCTTCCTTATTATTGATTCAAGACCCTGGACAACacaaccagtcataagggtcagttttaTTAAagtccattgatgtgtggtttgttcggagaagacaatatttgtctgagatacaactatttgtaaatctggaatctgagggagcaaaaaaatctaaatattgagaaaatcatctttaaagttgttcagatgaagttcttagcaatgcatattactaatctaacattaagttctgatatatttacagtaggagatttactaaatatcttcatgaacatgatctttacgtaatatcctaatgatttttggcataaaagggaaatgtataattgtgactcatacagtgtattgttgtgtatttctacaaatatccgtctgtgacactgatgactgcttctgtgctgcagagaCACAGATGATGGAGAAATTCAGGTCATTTCCTTTCACGGCAATCAGTGGATCACTCATTTCCTTCAGGACGTCAGCCAGAGAAACGGCTCATATTCAGCGTTTAATGACTCTTTTCAAACAAATCTTTCCGATTAGCCGGAGTTCTGCCCGTAACACAAGCTTTATGACGCTAATAAAGTTCCttcctcttcatcttcactgagaCACAGATGAACATTTACATCATAATGCATCACAAGATATTAATACTGGCACAAAGAACACGAAGCCTGATTCTGAGGATCATGAAGATGCTTTGCACTGTGATATTTTCAAGACTATCTTTGAGACACTACAGGAGAAACCACTGTGTTTTCATGCACTGCTAAACCGTTGGTGTGTCTTGCTCCATAACATGTTCCAATCCATATCTTTAGTTTTTTCTCTTTAGTTTTATTCCTCTCCATAATCTTAAgctttgttcatatttcattcacactgatttttacatttactccTAAAAACGTGGtggaaatgtgtttgttttctgtctgttgacggtattttctgatttatggagcgataaaaaaagaaatccaaaacCCCCTCTGGAAAAACCTTGAACTCTAATATGACAACAATATCAAGGAAGTGTGCAGATTCAATACAATACCATTTCAGAAACACTGTAACATGGTTTTAAACACTCACATGTGGTGTTTCACTTTCTTATTAAACCAGATTCATTTCTATAGCACTCTACTCCATACAGATTGTTTCAAGACAGCTTCACAGTAGTAAACGTTTTgagaattaaattattaatgtcatgaaaaaaaatcacattctcATCATTTTAATATAGCCACAAAAACCGCTCTATACAGACACaatgattgttttattaaaagtAGAATGTGactttcaaaatgaaattataaataaatgtgtgtgtgtgtatgtgtttgtgtgtgtgtgtgtgtgcatgtatgtgtgagtgtgtgtgtgtgtatgtgtttgtgtgtgtgtgtctgtgtgtgcatgtatgtgtgagtgtgtgtgtgtgtgtatgtgcgtgtgtgtgtgtgtgtgtgtgtgtgtgagatgtcaGATCCCATTAGCGCGGTTGGTCATGTGATCGTATCAGCATTAGTAATGTGCTCATCAGGGACCGCAGCCCTCACTATGTGTCTTCAGCGAAAACACACTTGCTGTCCCATCTGCTGATGTTATCATGGAGAAAAACCTCCACAAGACCAGATAAACACTGATCTGCTGAGCTGAAGACAGCGAGACATAGCGAGACGCATCTGAGCAGGTCAATCTCCAGCGAAAGACTGGACTTCAGTGACTGAATAAATGAAGTTAAAGAGGTCCATGAAGGTTTCCTGTGATTGGTATGCAAATGAGCAGCTGTGTGTGAGCTGTGATTGGTCGCTGCTGATGCCTTCAGGCTCTTTCCTCCAGAGTCTGGGAAAACAGTCCAGTTCAAGATCTCAGTGATTGGGTTCATGCTGTGACCCGTCTAATCGTCCGTCTTAATAAAGCGTCCAGCAGGGAACCTAATGGTGTGCAAGGAAGTCATGGGTCACTGATGTTCACCAGTGTCCAGTTTTAAACCCTCGTTTCTGATTATTAGTAATGTTTTGATGGTGTTTGAGTCACTCCTCACTAAAACTAGATCTCATGCTGATCGTAGAGCGCTGCAGACACGACTGATTCCTCACATCTGTGTGTTGATGTTACTACtcttcagaaacaaaacaaaacatttagtgTATGACACGTTTTCTGGTATGCTATGTTTAAATATGCCAATTAGGCATcctctaattaaatatgcactaactTGCACACTTTTCCAGAACATACATCTAATTATTGGATAAAGTCAAGTTCATAATTTGTGTTTGATGTTGTTGTCATATTAGGGTTATAGGTTTTTCCAGAAGGTAAGTCTTTtgtcactccataaatcagaaaatactgtcaacaaacagaaaacaaacactttttcacCCTTTTTTAGAAGtgaaatgttgtataaatcagtgtgaatgaaacaCGAACAAACAATCAGAatatacacagaaaa
Proteins encoded in this window:
- the LOC113042693 gene encoding receptor activity-modifying protein 3-like isoform X2, translating into MDTNLLTLFKLSLIFVNMLMTRSLSDADGVDLSFTQQPRLLQCNQTVLLLEMERCGERFRSDMSHIHPDDRCNLTHFIREYHVFSSCTETNAERIGCFWPNPAVERFIISIHKHFFSNCSLEQVFIDPPDDTLTLLILVPVFLTLAMVVLVVWCSKRSDLLA
- the LOC113042693 gene encoding receptor activity-modifying protein 3-like isoform X1, whose translation is MDTNLLTLFKLSLIFAVNMLMTRSLSDADGVDLSFTQQPRLLQCNQTVLLLEMERCGERFRSDMSHIHPDDRCNLTHFIREYHVFSSCTETNAERIGCFWPNPAVERFIISIHKHFFSNCSLEQVFIDPPDDTLTLLILVPVFLTLAMVVLVVWCSKRSDLLA